Proteins encoded in a region of the Massilia sp. UMI-21 genome:
- a CDS encoding catalase, protein MTHTRLTTASGIPVADNQNSLSAGPRGPLLLQDFHLIEKLQHFNRERIPERVVHAKGSGAHGSFTVTGDLRAHTKAKLFAEIGKTTPVFLRFSTVGGEKGSADTERDPRGFALRFYTEEGNWDLVGNNTPVFFLKDPIKFPDFIHTQKRDPQTNLKSANMMFDFWSRAPESLHQVTILFSDRGIPDGYRHMDGFGSHTYSLINEAGERVYVKWHFKTRQGIRNLGASDAARIAGTDPDYAQRDLFQAIAGGDFPQWDVKVQIATAAQLDDWERRTGWNPFDLTKVWPHGDFPMLQVGVLELNRNPDNYHAEVEQAAFSPANVVPGMGYSPDKMLQGRLFAYHDAQLYRVGTNHQHLPVNAPRCPFHNQQRDGAMAIANGGAARNYATIDGEGRGALGMGHGEPELPITGDAGRYDFRGMEDDTTQAGNLFRLMTPSARQDLCDNLAAPLSGVDEDILRRQLRQFDRADPAYGRGVRAALKARGRHID, encoded by the coding sequence ATGACCCATACGCGCCTGACCACTGCCTCCGGCATCCCGGTCGCCGACAACCAGAACTCGCTCAGCGCGGGGCCGCGCGGCCCCTTGCTGCTGCAGGACTTCCACCTGATCGAGAAACTGCAGCACTTCAACCGCGAGCGCATTCCCGAGCGCGTGGTCCACGCCAAGGGCTCGGGCGCCCATGGAAGCTTCACCGTCACCGGCGACCTGCGCGCCCATACCAAGGCGAAATTGTTCGCGGAGATCGGCAAGACCACCCCGGTATTCCTGCGCTTCTCGACCGTCGGCGGCGAGAAAGGCAGCGCCGACACGGAACGCGATCCAAGGGGTTTCGCGCTGCGCTTCTATACCGAAGAAGGCAACTGGGACCTGGTCGGCAACAACACCCCGGTGTTCTTCCTCAAGGACCCGATCAAGTTCCCGGACTTCATCCACACCCAGAAGCGCGACCCGCAAACCAACCTGAAGTCGGCCAACATGATGTTCGACTTCTGGAGCAGGGCCCCGGAAAGCCTGCACCAGGTGACCATCCTGTTTTCAGATCGCGGCATCCCGGATGGCTACCGCCACATGGACGGTTTCGGCAGCCACACGTACAGCCTGATCAACGAGGCGGGCGAGCGCGTCTACGTGAAGTGGCATTTCAAGACCCGCCAGGGCATCCGCAACCTCGGCGCTTCCGATGCGGCCCGGATCGCCGGCACCGATCCGGACTACGCCCAGCGCGACCTGTTCCAGGCCATCGCGGGCGGGGACTTCCCGCAGTGGGATGTCAAGGTGCAGATCGCGACGGCCGCGCAACTCGACGACTGGGAGCGGCGCACCGGCTGGAACCCCTTCGACCTGACCAAGGTCTGGCCGCACGGCGACTTCCCGATGCTGCAGGTCGGCGTACTCGAACTGAACCGTAATCCGGACAATTACCACGCCGAAGTCGAGCAGGCCGCGTTTTCACCGGCCAACGTGGTGCCGGGCATGGGCTACTCGCCGGACAAGATGCTGCAGGGCCGCCTGTTCGCCTACCACGACGCCCAGCTGTACCGGGTCGGCACCAACCACCAGCACCTGCCGGTGAACGCCCCGCGCTGCCCTTTCCACAACCAGCAGCGCGACGGCGCGATGGCGATCGCCAACGGCGGCGCCGCGCGCAACTATGCCACCATCGACGGTGAAGGCCGCGGCGCGCTGGGCATGGGGCATGGCGAGCCGGAGCTGCCGATCACCGGGGACGCGGGCCGCTACGATTTCCGCGGCATGGAAGACGACACCACCCAGGCCGGCAATTTGTTCCGCCTGATGACGCCTTCGGCGCGGCAGGACCTGTGCGACAACCTGGCCGCGCCGCTCAGCGGGGTGGACGAGGACATCCTGCGGCGCCAGCTGCGCCAGTTCGACCGGGCGGATCCGGCCTACGGGCGTGGCGTCAGGGCTGCGCTGAAGGCGCGGGGCCGTCACATCGACTGA
- a CDS encoding DUF2183 domain-containing protein: MPDSAMPFLVLTRAGFDDIAARVDLGKAALFLNPGLLSEADIASLRETGASVHVMATPVDPRQPGQIRQTLQALQATRDPLGNVWVERGAARSATAATAATAADTLRPASAPTTPAMPLGRRLARSAGALASLAWRRLRAPERGRRLMAAPYLGFGNAGRIWLKGRLLDEADFREQSGADSGWQNLLALYQRLESDEVADARVLAHFGGATHETRSDRGGYFSFDFASGTPLAEGWHRVELEFPDNLQPDGAPLRASADIKVPATGARFGIISDIDDTVLWTNVTNKLNMALMLARSNHHTRKPFKGVAGFYRALRDGLGGNEDNPLFYVSSSPWHLYGPLVDFLKLQGIPVGPLLLRELSVRQVLKLTEHGNHKLEQIERILDFYPGMQFVLIGDSGEQDPEIYAEVVRRHPHAVKMIYIRNVNPDPSRIDALDRLIEEVRSTGAQLVLSPDSVFAASHAAAEGLIAVDRLASIRADEREDDGAPPLTSGLSKPITPI; encoded by the coding sequence ATGCCAGACAGCGCCATGCCCTTCCTCGTGCTCACCCGCGCCGGTTTCGACGATATCGCCGCCCGCGTCGACCTCGGCAAGGCCGCGCTCTTCCTCAATCCCGGCCTGCTCTCGGAAGCGGACATCGCCAGCCTGCGCGAGACCGGCGCTTCGGTGCACGTCATGGCAACGCCGGTCGACCCGCGCCAGCCCGGCCAGATCAGGCAAACCCTGCAGGCCCTGCAAGCGACCCGCGATCCGCTCGGCAACGTCTGGGTCGAACGCGGCGCAGCGCGCTCGGCCACGGCGGCCACGGCGGCCACGGCGGCCGATACGCTGCGACCGGCCAGTGCGCCGACGACCCCTGCCATGCCCCTGGGCCGGCGCCTGGCGCGCAGCGCCGGGGCCCTGGCCAGCCTGGCCTGGCGCCGGCTGCGCGCCCCCGAGCGTGGACGGCGCCTGATGGCGGCGCCCTACCTCGGCTTCGGCAATGCCGGCCGCATCTGGCTCAAGGGCCGGCTGCTGGACGAAGCCGACTTTCGCGAACAGAGCGGCGCCGACAGCGGCTGGCAGAACCTGCTGGCCCTGTACCAGCGCCTGGAATCGGACGAAGTGGCCGATGCGCGCGTGCTGGCCCATTTCGGCGGCGCCACCCATGAGACGCGATCCGACCGCGGCGGCTACTTTTCCTTCGACTTCGCGTCCGGCACGCCGCTCGCGGAAGGCTGGCACCGGGTCGAGCTCGAATTTCCGGACAACCTGCAGCCGGACGGCGCGCCGCTGCGCGCCAGCGCCGACATCAAGGTGCCGGCCACCGGCGCCCGCTTCGGCATCATCAGCGACATCGACGATACCGTCCTGTGGACCAACGTCACCAACAAGCTGAACATGGCGCTGATGCTGGCCCGCAGCAACCACCACACGCGCAAGCCGTTCAAGGGCGTGGCCGGCTTCTACCGCGCGCTGCGCGACGGCCTGGGGGGCAACGAGGACAATCCCCTGTTCTACGTCTCGAGCAGTCCCTGGCACCTGTACGGGCCGCTGGTCGACTTCCTCAAGCTGCAGGGTATCCCGGTCGGCCCCCTGCTGCTGCGCGAACTGAGCGTGCGCCAGGTGCTCAAGCTCACCGAGCACGGCAACCACAAGCTGGAACAGATCGAGCGCATCCTGGATTTCTATCCCGGCATGCAATTCGTGCTGATCGGCGACAGCGGCGAGCAGGATCCGGAAATCTATGCCGAAGTCGTGCGCCGCCATCCGCATGCGGTGAAGATGATCTACATCCGCAACGTCAATCCCGATCCCTCGCGCATCGACGCCCTCGACCGCCTGATCGAGGAAGTCCGCAGCACCGGCGCCCAGCTGGTGCTCTCGCCCGACAGCGTGTTCGCCGCTTCCCATGCGGCGGCTGAGGGCCTGATCGCGGTCGACCGGCTGGCGTCGATCCGCGCCGACGAGCGCGAGGACGATGGCGCGCCGCCCCTGACGTCGGGATTATCAAAACCTATTACTCCGATCTAA
- a CDS encoding Ku protein: MPRSMWKGAISFGLVHIPVDMYTAVDSKGLDLTMLDRRDFSPVGFKRYNKGNGKEVSWDDIVKGYEYTSGEYVVLSEEDLRRANPEATQTIDILAFVDAEDVSLLYFEQPYYLAPGKGGEKVYALLRETLRKAGKIGIARVVIRVKQHLAALVCVGDAIVMNTLRYADEIRDAGELKIPAADDKKAAITDKELKMAMALVQGMAEDWDPEQYHDSYREDVMALIEKKVKAHQTKTITQPEPGEARRESGKVIDLVSLLQASLGKKASRPAADDDDDDEPPPSRKRRPAAEDDDEQEAPPPRARKTASHGSDRVAASGAAPKRTASKSAPKAAAKPAARKTAARKTSTASGGAPSTAPARRRKAA; the protein is encoded by the coding sequence ATGCCGCGCAGCATGTGGAAGGGTGCGATCAGCTTCGGGCTGGTGCACATCCCTGTCGATATGTACACGGCGGTCGACAGCAAAGGGCTCGACCTGACCATGCTCGACCGGCGCGACTTCTCGCCGGTCGGGTTCAAGCGCTACAACAAAGGCAACGGCAAGGAAGTCTCCTGGGACGACATCGTCAAGGGCTACGAGTACACCAGCGGCGAGTACGTCGTGCTGTCGGAAGAAGACCTGCGGCGCGCCAACCCGGAGGCGACCCAGACCATCGACATCCTGGCCTTCGTGGATGCCGAGGACGTGTCGCTGCTCTACTTCGAACAGCCCTACTACCTGGCGCCCGGCAAGGGCGGCGAGAAGGTCTACGCGCTGCTGCGCGAGACCTTGCGCAAGGCGGGCAAGATCGGCATCGCGCGCGTCGTCATCCGCGTCAAGCAGCACCTCGCGGCGCTGGTGTGCGTGGGCGACGCCATCGTCATGAACACGCTGCGCTACGCCGACGAGATCCGCGACGCGGGCGAGCTCAAGATCCCCGCGGCCGACGACAAGAAGGCCGCGATCACCGACAAGGAACTCAAGATGGCAATGGCACTCGTACAGGGCATGGCCGAGGACTGGGACCCCGAGCAGTACCACGACAGCTACCGCGAGGACGTCATGGCCCTGATCGAGAAGAAGGTCAAGGCGCACCAGACCAAGACCATCACCCAGCCCGAACCGGGCGAGGCCAGGCGCGAGAGCGGCAAGGTGATCGACCTGGTCTCGCTGTTGCAGGCCAGCCTGGGCAAGAAAGCTTCCAGGCCCGCGGCCGACGACGACGATGACGACGAACCGCCGCCGTCAAGGAAGCGCCGCCCCGCCGCCGAGGACGACGACGAGCAGGAAGCGCCGCCGCCGCGCGCGCGCAAGACGGCCTCGCACGGCAGCGACCGGGTGGCCGCCAGCGGCGCCGCGCCGAAGCGCACCGCTTCGAAGAGCGCGCCGAAAGCCGCTGCCAAGCCGGCCGCCAGGAAGACCGCCGCCAGGAAGACCTCCACCGCATCCGGCGGCGCCCCATCGACGGCCCCCGCGCGCCGCAGGAAGGCGGCGTGA
- a CDS encoding SDR family oxidoreductase: MANQDEAANKQKAIQNRQDQRDGSMQKGESDNHDEAVQTGVRQPAPPMPAQHLAKPGLEARMELKPRFMAEQYKGSGKLDGMTAIVTGADSGIGRAVAVLFAREGADVAVMYLNEHEDAAETRRCVEAEGRRCLTIAGDVKDPGFCKDAVEKVVAEFGHLDVLVNNAAFQEHAGSLLDITEERLDETFRTNIYGYFHMARAALPHLKQGSSIINTGSVTGLKGSKNLLDYSATKGAIHAFTMSLAASVIEQGIRVNCVAPGPVWTPLNPADQSPEDIQEFGASTTFKRPAQPEELSPAYVFLASPVCSGYITGVILPVTGKVGE; encoded by the coding sequence ATGGCAAACCAGGATGAAGCGGCAAACAAGCAGAAGGCGATTCAGAACCGCCAGGACCAGCGCGACGGCAGCATGCAGAAGGGCGAGAGCGACAATCACGACGAGGCGGTGCAGACCGGGGTCCGGCAGCCGGCCCCGCCGATGCCTGCGCAGCACCTCGCCAAGCCGGGCCTCGAAGCCCGGATGGAGCTCAAGCCCCGGTTCATGGCTGAACAGTACAAGGGCAGTGGCAAGCTCGATGGCATGACGGCGATCGTCACCGGCGCCGATTCGGGCATCGGGCGCGCGGTCGCGGTGCTGTTCGCGCGCGAGGGCGCCGACGTGGCCGTGATGTACCTGAACGAGCATGAAGACGCCGCCGAGACCAGGCGCTGCGTCGAGGCCGAGGGCCGGCGCTGCCTGACCATCGCGGGCGACGTCAAGGATCCGGGGTTCTGCAAGGATGCGGTCGAGAAAGTGGTCGCCGAATTCGGCCACCTCGACGTGCTGGTGAACAACGCCGCCTTCCAGGAACATGCCGGCTCGCTGCTGGACATCACGGAAGAGCGCCTGGACGAGACCTTCCGCACCAATATCTACGGCTACTTCCACATGGCGCGCGCGGCCCTGCCCCACCTCAAGCAGGGCTCGTCGATCATCAACACCGGTTCGGTGACCGGCCTGAAAGGATCGAAGAATCTGCTCGACTACTCCGCCACCAAGGGCGCGATCCACGCCTTCACGATGTCGCTCGCGGCCAGCGTGATCGAGCAGGGCATCCGCGTCAACTGCGTGGCGCCGGGCCCGGTCTGGACGCCGCTGAACCCGGCCGACCAGTCGCCCGAGGATATCCAGGAGTTCGGCGCCAGCACCACCTTCAAGCGCCCCGCCCAGCCGGAGGAACTGTCGCCGGCCTACGTGTTCCTGGCGTCGCCGGTGTGCTCGGGCTACATCACGGGCGTGATCCTGCCGGTCACCGGCAAGGTCGGCGAATAA
- a CDS encoding GGDEF domain-containing protein: MSQQEGARRGRSGLFVNPVGPRRAEFARACADLFGDLRLADGADEAGALLAQQPADLLVLDLERFEIGIDLPRLGQLVARCGGGQVLVLCPFANARWLPALMAHGPLDYLVGPLASGALRAELAARLEQERAPAPAPGPAGTELAALLAVRAAAQGALAEADDSTRFGERLCAALLGWPGVVHAAMFQLHASAEGGGDLRLQAWHDSRPAPAGLDLAALLGRADDLLHAPLRHAFPGLLAAATGELALLDTPDKAGEPALAEALRGKGVQMVLGLPIPAVGPDARRPTAGALCLMFDAAHPFSRAGFAALDDLAQLAAFGLRMAALVHESEALLARVTQLATLDALTGVANRRHGEQLLEQEVKRARRYRLPLALIAFDIDRFRNINDTYGHPVGDMALRSVADTVRAVLRSSDVLVRSGGEEFQVIAPHTSAIEGLKLAEKLRAAIEAVEIPGCDHLTISLGVAQLGELETGDSLAVRVNAALARAKRAGRNCVELAMR, from the coding sequence ATGTCTCAGCAGGAAGGCGCGCGCCGGGGCCGCAGCGGCTTGTTCGTCAATCCGGTGGGGCCGCGCCGCGCCGAATTCGCGCGCGCCTGCGCCGACCTGTTCGGCGACCTGCGGCTGGCCGACGGCGCCGACGAGGCCGGCGCCCTGCTGGCGCAACAGCCGGCCGACCTGCTGGTGCTCGACCTCGAGCGCTTCGAGATCGGGATCGACCTGCCTCGCCTCGGCCAGCTGGTGGCGCGGTGCGGGGGCGGCCAGGTGCTGGTCCTGTGCCCGTTCGCCAACGCTCGCTGGCTGCCGGCGCTGATGGCGCATGGCCCGCTGGACTACCTGGTCGGGCCGCTCGCATCCGGCGCACTGCGCGCCGAACTGGCCGCGCGCCTGGAGCAGGAGCGCGCGCCGGCGCCGGCGCCCGGCCCGGCCGGGACCGAACTGGCGGCGCTGCTGGCGGTGCGCGCCGCGGCGCAGGGAGCGCTGGCCGAGGCCGACGACAGCACCCGTTTCGGCGAGCGCCTGTGCGCGGCCCTGCTGGGCTGGCCGGGCGTGGTGCACGCGGCGATGTTCCAGCTGCATGCATCCGCGGAAGGGGGCGGCGACCTGCGCCTGCAAGCCTGGCACGACAGCCGGCCGGCGCCGGCGGGCCTCGACCTGGCCGCGCTCCTGGGACGGGCGGACGACCTGCTGCACGCGCCGCTGCGCCACGCCTTCCCCGGCCTGCTGGCGGCGGCCACCGGCGAACTTGCGCTGCTCGATACGCCGGACAAGGCCGGCGAGCCGGCGCTGGCCGAGGCGCTGCGTGGAAAGGGCGTGCAGATGGTGCTCGGCCTGCCGATCCCCGCCGTCGGCCCGGACGCGCGCCGGCCCACCGCCGGCGCGCTGTGCCTGATGTTCGATGCGGCGCATCCGTTCTCGCGGGCCGGGTTCGCGGCGCTCGACGACCTGGCGCAACTGGCCGCCTTCGGCCTGCGCATGGCCGCCCTGGTGCACGAGAGCGAAGCCCTGCTGGCCCGGGTCACCCAGCTGGCCACCCTGGACGCGCTGACCGGCGTGGCCAACCGCCGCCATGGCGAGCAGCTGCTCGAACAGGAAGTCAAGCGTGCGCGCCGCTACCGCCTGCCGCTGGCGCTGATCGCCTTCGACATCGACCGCTTCCGCAACATCAACGATACCTATGGCCACCCGGTCGGCGACATGGCGCTGCGGTCGGTAGCCGATACCGTGCGCGCCGTGCTGCGCTCGAGCGATGTGCTGGTGCGCTCCGGCGGCGAGGAATTCCAGGTGATTGCGCCGCACACCAGCGCCATCGAAGGCTTGAAGCTGGCCGAGAAGCTGCGCGCGGCGATCGAGGCGGTGGAGATCCCGGGCTGCGACCACCTGACCATCAGCCTCGGCGTGGCCCAGCTGGGCGAACTCGAAACCGGCGATTCGCTGGCGGTGCGGGTGAATGCCGCCCTGGCCCGCGCCAAGCGGGCAGGGCGCAACTGCGTCGAGCTGGCGATGCGCTGA
- the sulP gene encoding sulfate permease, whose protein sequence is MLQWLQHYRRSMLPGDISAGIVVAMMMIPQGMAYALVAGLPPVAGIYASIVPPLLYALFGTSSTQSVGPMAIISLMTASTLAPLATPGSALYGVLAAQLALLSGAVLLACGLLRIGFLANFFSRPVMSGFTIGSALLIAWGQVRPLLGAMPPAWHPPSAALGLGALALLVWARQFMARSLVRAGLSPVAADIGTKLAPMLVVLAGIALVPALRLDALGVATTGAVPAGLPGLNLATSSAHWQALLQPALLIGFMVFLISMSGAQTLALKRGEKLGSNRELLGLGAANLGSALSGGFPVTGSISRSAVNFAAGANSQLAGVITAVLLAVALVAPTGWLALLPLPVLAATIIVAVLGMLDLSLLHTAWRYDRADAIALLATAAGVLALGVEAGVVVGVALSMGVLIWRASRPHIAVLGRIAGTEHFRNVDRYPAETAPGLLMLRVDAGLFFGNVEAVNQRIEDELAARPDTRHLVLVMSAVNAIDTSALFGLGELNSSLRQRGVLLHLAEVKGPVMDRLKHSTLLEALDGRLFLSSAMAWSALAG, encoded by the coding sequence ATGCTTCAGTGGCTGCAGCACTACCGGCGTTCGATGCTACCGGGCGACATCAGCGCCGGTATCGTGGTGGCGATGATGATGATCCCGCAGGGCATGGCCTATGCCCTGGTGGCGGGCCTGCCGCCGGTGGCCGGGATCTACGCCAGCATCGTGCCGCCGCTGCTGTACGCGCTGTTCGGCACCAGCAGCACCCAGTCGGTCGGCCCGATGGCGATCATCTCGCTGATGACGGCGTCCACGCTGGCGCCGCTGGCCACCCCCGGCAGCGCCCTGTACGGGGTGCTGGCGGCGCAACTGGCGCTGCTGTCGGGCGCGGTGCTGCTGGCCTGCGGCCTGCTGCGCATCGGCTTCCTCGCCAATTTCTTCTCGCGCCCGGTGATGAGCGGCTTCACCATCGGTTCGGCGCTCCTGATCGCCTGGGGCCAGGTGCGCCCGCTGTTGGGCGCCATGCCGCCCGCCTGGCACCCGCCGAGCGCGGCGCTGGGCCTGGGCGCGCTGGCCCTCTTGGTATGGGCGCGCCAGTTCATGGCGCGCAGCCTGGTGCGCGCCGGGCTGTCGCCGGTGGCGGCCGACATCGGCACCAAGCTCGCGCCCATGCTGGTGGTACTCGCCGGCATCGCGCTGGTGCCGGCGCTGCGCCTGGACGCGCTGGGCGTGGCCACCACCGGCGCCGTGCCGGCCGGGCTGCCGGGGCTGAACCTCGCGACCTCCAGCGCCCACTGGCAGGCGCTGCTGCAACCGGCGCTCCTGATCGGTTTCATGGTGTTCCTGATCAGCATGTCGGGCGCGCAGACGCTGGCGCTCAAGCGCGGCGAAAAGCTGGGCAGCAACCGTGAGCTGCTGGGCTTGGGCGCGGCCAATCTCGGCAGCGCCCTGAGCGGCGGCTTCCCGGTCACCGGCAGCATCTCGCGTTCGGCGGTCAACTTCGCGGCCGGCGCCAACAGCCAGCTGGCGGGCGTCATCACGGCCGTGCTGCTGGCCGTGGCGCTGGTGGCGCCCACCGGCTGGCTGGCGCTGTTGCCGCTGCCGGTGCTGGCGGCGACCATCATCGTGGCGGTGCTCGGCATGCTCGACCTGTCGCTGCTGCACACCGCCTGGCGCTACGACCGCGCCGACGCCATCGCGCTGCTGGCCACCGCCGCCGGGGTGCTGGCGCTGGGGGTCGAGGCGGGGGTGGTGGTGGGCGTGGCGTTGTCGATGGGCGTATTGATCTGGCGCGCCAGCCGCCCGCATATCGCGGTGCTCGGCCGCATCGCCGGCACCGAGCATTTCCGCAACGTCGACCGCTATCCGGCCGAGACCGCGCCCGGCCTGCTCATGCTGCGCGTGGACGCCGGTTTGTTCTTCGGGAACGTCGAAGCGGTCAACCAGCGCATCGAGGACGAACTCGCGGCGCGTCCCGACACGCGCCACCTGGTGCTGGTGATGTCGGCGGTGAATGCGATCGATACCTCGGCCCTGTTCGGGCTGGGAGAGCTGAATTCCTCGCTGCGCCAGCGCGGCGTGCTGCTGCACCTGGCCGAGGTCAAGGGGCCGGTGATGGACCGCCTGAAGCACAGCACCCTGCTGGAGGCGCTCGACGGCCGGCTGTTCCTGAGCTCCGCGATGGCCTGGAGCGCACTGGCAGGCTGA
- a CDS encoding 1-acyl-sn-glycerol-3-phosphate acyltransferase, whose product MSEYLLRPAALPTWGQRTALRLLNLAGWQVHFKPLPGPHGIAVVYPHTSNWDFPIGLLGKWAVGLKFRWLAKDSLFRGLMGRIMRYWGGIAVDRRASMGATRKLAQDMLAAPWCWIGITPEGTRSYRPHWKSGFYHLATTAGVPLLLVYIDYGAKVLSVVDTLVPSGDAEQDMAAIAAVYAGRQARYPDQAAPIKLAPPRDPAEPQRRRA is encoded by the coding sequence ATGAGCGAGTACCTGCTGCGTCCCGCGGCACTTCCCACCTGGGGCCAGCGCACTGCGCTTCGCCTGCTGAACCTGGCCGGCTGGCAAGTGCACTTCAAGCCTCTGCCGGGGCCGCACGGCATCGCCGTGGTCTATCCGCACACCTCGAACTGGGATTTTCCGATCGGCCTGCTGGGCAAGTGGGCGGTCGGCCTCAAGTTCCGCTGGCTGGCCAAGGATTCGCTGTTCCGCGGCCTCATGGGCCGCATCATGCGCTACTGGGGCGGCATCGCGGTCGACCGCCGCGCCTCGATGGGGGCCACCCGCAAGCTGGCCCAGGACATGCTGGCCGCACCCTGGTGCTGGATCGGGATCACGCCGGAGGGCACGCGCAGCTATCGCCCGCACTGGAAGAGCGGTTTCTACCACCTTGCCACCACCGCCGGGGTGCCGCTGCTGCTGGTCTACATCGACTACGGCGCCAAGGTGCTGAGCGTCGTCGACACCCTGGTCCCGAGCGGCGACGCCGAACAGGACATGGCGGCCATCGCCGCGGTCTACGCGGGCCGCCAGGCGCGCTACCCGGACCAGGCCGCGCCGATCAAGCTGGCGCCGCCGCGCGACCCGGCCGAGCCGCAGCGGCGCCGCGCCTGA
- the arsC gene encoding arsenate reductase (glutaredoxin) (This arsenate reductase requires both glutathione and glutaredoxin to convert arsenate to arsenite, after which the efflux transporter formed by ArsA and ArsB can extrude the arsenite from the cell, providing resistance.): protein MDITIYHNPRCGTSRNTLAAIREAGHEPQVVDYLSTPPSREQLQAMIAAAGLGVREAVRSKEALYGELGLDQPGVDDDALLDAMVAHPVLINRPFVRTPKGVRLCRPFALVHEIL from the coding sequence ATGGATATCACGATTTACCATAACCCGCGCTGCGGCACTTCGCGTAATACCCTGGCGGCGATCCGCGAGGCCGGCCACGAGCCGCAGGTGGTGGACTACCTGTCCACGCCGCCATCGCGAGAGCAATTGCAGGCCATGATCGCCGCCGCCGGCCTGGGCGTGCGCGAGGCGGTGCGCAGCAAGGAGGCGCTGTATGGCGAACTCGGGCTGGACCAGCCGGGCGTGGACGACGACGCGCTGCTCGACGCGATGGTCGCGCATCCGGTCCTGATCAACCGTCCGTTTGTGCGCACGCCGAAAGGCGTGCGCCTGTGCCGGCCGT